A segment of the Daphnia pulex isolate KAP4 chromosome 10, ASM2113471v1 genome:
GGTGACGTCTTGTCTGTCGGCTTCGGTGTCTTGTCCGTTGGCTTCAACGTCGACCCATTTGGCCTAAGTGAAGTGCGATAAGTTGGCCTCTGGGTGCTTTGCTTTGTTGTCTGGCCCATCTATTTTACACGGAATGAATTTTCAACGGATCAAACATattcgaagagaaaaaatcaacaaatttgaaatctacTGTATACGATCCACCTTAAGaactatcaaaataaaattcaacttACCACGACAGCGGCCAAGCAAACGGCAGTCAAGAAGAGGACAGCGGCGAATTTCATATTGAAGGATCGACTGATGGATTCGTTATGAGTTGTTCAATTCGACTACGAGTTTCTACGTGgaaatcttttgaaagagCTACACAGCTGCGCAGGTTGCTGACGACAGCAAATCCTGAACAAAACGTGAACTAATTAACGCTTAACACTTTTACATGGACTAATAGGCCTATCTATTATTCCCATCTGAGTGTCTGTAGTTCGTCCTGCAATCCCAGCATATTCGATAAACTAAAATGTTTTCCATGTTCCACCCAACATGTCTGGCGTTCTAGTTCTATTCAATATTGCTCCCCTGTTTTCGACGAACTGATCTAATCGAAACACGAATGCAACTTGTGCATCTGTCTAGTATTAAGGCCAAACGACACAGCGAAGCGTAAATCACCTAGAACGTTCtgggaaaaattaataacaacGACTCTCAGTTTTGTTGCTAACTGGATATATTAGACGTGATGctcaatttctgttttatagCCGGTATAGACGCTATACCCTGCAAAACTGACGCTGTCACTACAAAACAATCTATAATTACCTAATCTGCCTTTTAAGACTCATAAGATTGTTTTGCTTGTTTCTCAAACTAatgatcatttctttttacctcCACAGTTGAGTTGCTGTCACTCATAATAGCCTATTACTATTTTGATATTGGCAGTGGAATGGGTGAGTGGCATTGTTACGTATATTTCTTACCTTTCCTTTtcgtaattgtttttaaatatgttttcaGGAGTGGGAGAGCTGATCATCTTAAACAATTCCGGACAATTCTCTTGGATCGACATTTTTGCTGCCTCCCAGGATAATACTCGGTAACGCAACGGTTTTTACTTTATCAATCGGATTCCCTATCAAAAGATATACTAGACAGCAGCACTAATGATAAGATGTGGTTTGTGTGGGTTGAAAAGGCGAAAAGgccagaaagaaaatatttcagtctAATTTCATATCGTCGCTATCCATGGGGACAGTTTCGTGGTGTGTCTAGTAAGCAGTGCGTGAGAACATCTACagataattcaaattttttgccaAGACCCGTGTTAAGCAAACTCTAAAAGTGCTAAAAGAACCTATTGTAGAAACgattaaacatttcaatttaattagaTAGCAGAAAACTACCGGCGACTTTTAGGATGTGAAATTGAGCTTTCAAGTGCTATACTGCAATATCGATAAGAATCTCGACACTGCGATAAAACCAAACCTTTGCTCTCCGTATAGTAGATTGATATTACGGCGTTGTATTATAACGTTATACCTTTATCTGTGTTGTTGTGGCGTCAACGCAAACTGTTCCGGCTTGGTATTTTTGTACCTTTTGACCagtgaggaaaaaagaaaggattCAGTGGAATAGTAGAGGTTAACTGAATTGTTATTCACTTGCAATGGGGATTAACTTCTCCAATTTTGTTCGACAACTCCTCGGCAAGAAGCAAGTGAAAATTGTGAtgggttagttttttttacttaccaTGTCAAGGAAAATTTTGTGTATAGAAGTACAAGActgtaatctttttttcgattttagtAGGACATCCGCACGCTGGCAAGACCACAATCCTTTACAATCTCAAGCTCGGGGAAGTTGTGACCACCATCCCGACTATTGGTTTCAACGTGGAAAGCCTCGAATACAACAACATCCGCTTTGTCGTCTGGGATGTTGGGGGCGGTGACAAGTTTCGACCACTCTGGAGACACTATTTGCGTGATTCGCAAGGCGTCGTGTTTGTTGTCGATTGCGAGGACAGGGAGGTCATCACAGAAGTTTGGGACGACTTAAAAATGATGGTAAGTTTCCATttggaatttgaattatttgtgggctcatttttatctttgattCTTTATTCGCAGTTGCAAGAGGACGCTTTAAAAGATGTGGCAATCCTGGTGATTGCTAACAAACAGGATCTGGCCCACTCTATGAGCGTTTCAGAGTTGGAAGACAAATTAGACCTCAGTCGTAATCTACCAGGGATGCGGTGGCGCATTCAGGCCGCATCCGCCACGCAAGGCTATGGATTGCGCGAAGGATTTGACTGGCTGGCTGATGAGTTagccaaaaaatgaaacaacctAGGCACCGATCTTTgtacaatttgaatttagaaCCATTTTACGtatcaaagtaaatttttttatcagataAGCGAAATTAATAAAAGTCCTAAAggatttttattaataaattaaagtttGCAACATTTTCATAACTATTTAATTATATTAGAAGTAGACAACAAACTGACAGtctaaaaagtttttttttttttaattaccggAATTCTGTAGTTATCACGACAAGCTCTCTGAATCCCTCATTATTAGTAACCAGTTCCGTCCATTGGCCTCGGCTATCCAAATTATAAGCAACACGTAATAGAAGAATTCGCGCTTATTAGGAATAACAGAATAACACGTAGGATGTTGACATTATAATTGAGTTTCGTCACTGTTCCCAAGTTCGTTGTCGTCTACGAGAATAATgtagaaattgaattttaacaaGTTCACTCGTTCGAGAGGGAATAAGGAAATTTAACCTTCAAAATTTCGTAGAgtacattttgaaaacttgttttgCAGGAAATTAATTGGAGAAGAATGTCTTATCTAAGATCAATTTAATGTCCATACCactgttttgttttaacaatttttctaattgtaagaagaacaagacaaaAGGTATTCCAAGTCGTGATCCGATGAGCGTCGTAGATTTTAAACCAGTTAGGCGAACCGTCTCATATATAAGAAAAGGCGAACCCGTCGAAAATTGAGGTACATTTAGAAAATGTCTGTTTTACTCTTCAGTTGTCTTTTCGTCTCCTTTTTGTCCATCTGCTCGGGCGAAGGTCCGGCAGGATTCACTCCTTACCTTCCCCCGTTAAATCATGGAACATCATTTGCCCGTTTGAACTCACTGTTGCGCTTCTTCTCCAGGATGGAGCCATTAGAATCAGCAGGAAGTTACCACCCGTACAACCCATACAATCAATACAAATACAACCAATACAACCCATACATACATGGACATCCCCAACGAggtaatataaaaataacatttcctAAGCTGTTGGTCTTGAATGAAGTTCCAAATTATTGCCGCCtagaattaaataataaatccatTTGTAACTTAATTTTGTGTATTGTAGGATGGCCTTATTATAGCACCCCGATGGTGCCCGATTACATGGATTATCACCCGCCAGCATATCCTGCTGAGGATGACATGTTTTATCCAAATTATTCACCGCTATTTGATCACAGATACGTTGGATATCAACAGGAGGGTCCGAGTGAATTCGGAGAAATGTTTGGATCCGACGGTACgtagaaaatatcaaattccGTGTAGCACAATTGAATCATTTAAACTTATTCACGATCAGATGCATTACTGGGCACTCTCATCACTGATTACCTGCTGGCAACTTTGTCGCAACCGGCAATTCACCAAAAACCCAAACAATTCCCTCCTGTTATCCCTAAGCCTTCGAGCGGATCATTCggtaacaaaaacaaattaactgttttatttctacctttttttacCTCGGTCTGCCAGGTACAAAAGGAAACAGGGTACCAAAACCTGTCTCTTTTGATCTAGCCGGTAAAGATGTCCAACCAGCCACCAGTGTCAAAACTTCGGTCGGAAGCGAAGCATCCGCTGCCCTTTCTGATGCCGATCCAGTTGTTCCACCCAAATCACTTGTTGCAACTACAACAGCCCACCCGTGATATGTCGGGATTATAATGCGAGTATGCACTGGACTGTGTGCTCTCAAACGGAGAATGTTAacaggaattttattttgggtaGAAATAAGGTTAACAATGTCCACATACCTTTTATTACCTTGGTGCGTGCTCTTTCTCGGTATTTATAATTTGGGTTTACGGAATTCGCATTAATTACAGGAATTTAATTATACACATTCCAGCTGTATTGTCTCCGACATTGCTACGGAATAAAATATCCAATCTGAAACAATTTCCTCATTCACATTTTTCAGCTATAGGAACCTTTATACCTGTTGGTCGAAAAGTCCATGATTCAATAGTTACACGGATGTTTCCGCAAGTGCGACAACGTCATCACAAAAGCGATCAATACTTTTCGAAAGTTAGACGTGTCAATGGCTTATTGGCACTCCGGAAGTAATGGCTTTTTGACTCAGTACTCACTTTATTCGTTAGTAACACTTGTCACGCTCGAACCACCTGTGCGCAAATAATCTAATGTGTTATAAAGTTATCCCTTTTCCAGCATCCGACATTAATCACTTCCCGCTGCTCAGAGCGACGGATCTACATAGTGATGAAGACTGCTGctaactttattttcttcgtgGTCTTCCAGGTAGCCATTAATAGTCACCTGTCTTTTAGCCAATCCCAAAACTGGGACTTGCAATTCAACTTTGATGGCTACACCAGGCAAAACAAAGACTTTCTAATGAAGAACTGCCCGGCAAACATCAATCAAAACATCAACCAAACAGGTAAATTAATTAACCGTTAATCACAGTGAATCATCTCATAATATCTCATGGcgaatttttataaaacagtGAAGATGATCGAAGCGTCTCTCCAAAAAGACGCGGTGGAATTCCCCACGACCAACAAGGAAAAGATTCACCTCAAATGCGTCAAAGATTCGCTGATGGGCAACGTCGTCAACTTCACCATCTACCGAGATGGCGATAACGATTACACGGGAAAGGGCGACCGGCAGCGGATGGAAATGAAGGGCAAAGAAGATGGTAAAAAAGGAACGAGCTTCATTTTCGCTTGGTGGTTCAAACTGGACCCGAAAATGAAGAACACTTACGACGATTTTTAC
Coding sequences within it:
- the LOC124204715 gene encoding ADP-ribosylation factor 4-like isoform X4; protein product: MGINFSNFVRQLLGKKQVKIVMVGHPHAGKTTILYNLKLGEVVTTIPTIGFNVESLEYNNIRFVVWDVGGGDKFRPLWRHYLRDSQGVVFVVDCEDREVITEVWDDLKMMLQEDALKDVAILVIANKQDLAHSMSVSELEDKLDLSRNLPGMRWRIQAASATQGYGLREGFDWLADELAKK
- the LOC124204715 gene encoding uncharacterized protein LOC124204715 isoform X2, with amino-acid sequence MSVLLFSCLFVSFLSICSGEGPAGFTPYLPPLNHGTSFARLNSLLRFFSRMEPLESAGSYHPYNPYNQYKYNQYNPYIHGHPQRGWPYYSTPMVPDYMDYHPPAYPAEDDMFYPNYSPLFDHRYVGYQQEGPSEFGEMFGSDDALLGTLITDYLLATLSQPAIHQKPKQFPPVIPKPSSGSFGTKGNRVPKPVSFDLAGKDVQPATSVKTSVGSEASAALSDADPVVPPKSLVATTTAHP
- the LOC124204715 gene encoding uncharacterized protein LOC124204715 isoform X3, which gives rise to MEPLESAGSYHPYNPYNQYKYNQYNPYIHGHPQRGWPYYSTPMVPDYMDYHPPAYPAEDDMFYPNYSPLFDHRYVGYQQEGPSEFGEMFGSDDALLGTLITDYLLATLSQPAIHQKPKQFPPVIPKPSSGSFGTKGNRVPKPVSFDLAGKDVQPATSVKTSVGSEASAALSDADPVVPPKSLVATTTAHP
- the LOC124204715 gene encoding uncharacterized protein LOC124204715 isoform X1, whose translation is MKTAANFIFFVVFQVAINSHLSFSQSQNWDLQFNFDGYTRQNKDFLMKNCPANINQNINQTVKMIEASLQKDAVEFPTTNKEKIHLKCVKDSLMGNVVNFTIYRDGDNDYTGKGDRQRMEMKGKEDGKKGTSFIFAWWFKLDPKMKNTYDDFYHIFQIKTGGSGSLSKFPLATLSLSEKDKFNLHPNYLNRYGDKAYELLDLQAAKGKWIQVLVEAVFKKKSEGGYIRVMLKDEKGKDLIKERKVAHEMWWNGANFRPKWGLYRQKAPKVYQPADWQLFQNVQIWKKK